A stretch of Halostagnicola kamekurae DNA encodes these proteins:
- a CDS encoding SRPBCC family protein has translation MATYQRETRVRAPLEDVWEFHSSISGLEALTPDWLNLRVESVVGPDGDRDPPVLAAGTGVSLSIRPFGVGPRQRWRSVITARERSDGSAYFRDEMIDGPFETWVHTHSFHADGDETILRDHVEYALPFGVVGDAVTPFSRIGFEPMFRIRHGRTKDRLESPH, from the coding sequence ATGGCTACCTACCAGCGAGAGACGCGAGTTCGGGCGCCGCTCGAGGACGTGTGGGAGTTTCACTCGTCGATTTCGGGACTCGAGGCGCTCACGCCCGACTGGTTGAACCTGCGCGTCGAGTCCGTGGTCGGCCCCGACGGCGACCGCGATCCGCCGGTGCTCGCCGCCGGGACCGGCGTCTCGCTTTCGATACGCCCGTTCGGTGTCGGTCCGAGACAGCGGTGGCGGTCGGTCATCACGGCGCGGGAACGGTCCGACGGCAGCGCGTACTTCCGGGACGAGATGATCGACGGCCCGTTCGAAACCTGGGTCCATACCCACTCGTTCCACGCGGACGGCGACGAGACGATCCTCCGCGATCACGTCGAGTACGCGCTTCCGTTCGGCGTCGTCGGCGACGCGGTCACGCCGTTCTCCCGGATCGGGTTCGAGCCGATGTTCCGGATCCGACACGGGCGAACGAAAGACCGACTCGAGTCGCCTCACTAA
- the lrpA1 gene encoding HTH-type transcriptional regulator LrpA1, translating to MSTQATQDRILEVLEEDAQASYADIADRADVSKPTVRKYIKQLEEEGVIIGYSADIDPKKLSSQTIALVGIDVASERYVEATNALKSLQKVEALYSSSGDHMLMAEVRAEDGDSLGELISDEILEIDGVTAAHPSFLQERLK from the coding sequence ATGAGCACTCAGGCAACGCAAGATCGCATCCTCGAGGTTCTCGAGGAGGATGCGCAGGCGTCCTACGCCGACATCGCCGATCGGGCGGACGTCTCGAAACCAACCGTTCGAAAATACATCAAACAACTCGAAGAAGAAGGCGTCATTATCGGCTACTCTGCGGATATCGATCCGAAGAAGCTCTCGAGCCAAACGATCGCACTCGTCGGGATCGACGTCGCCAGCGAGCGATACGTCGAGGCGACGAACGCGCTCAAATCCCTCCAGAAGGTCGAAGCGCTCTACAGTTCGAGCGGCGATCACATGCTGATGGCGGAGGTTCGAGCCGAGGACGGCGACTCGCTCGGCGAACTCATTTCCGACGAAATCCTCGAGATAGACGGCGTCACGGCGGCACATCCATCTTTCCTCCAGGAACGGTTGAAGTAA